From Argopecten irradians isolate NY chromosome 12, Ai_NY, whole genome shotgun sequence, one genomic window encodes:
- the LOC138305162 gene encoding zinc finger C3HC-type protein 1-like codes for MASTEKVTPERVKTLLSSFLAAVSTEHNCERDPIHNGNGQESMDSRNGQDQTNQEESSSRQKGPHPWSREAYFQRVSTFTTFNWFAKPVDLSPLVCARYGWQVIETDMLECVGCKAKLSGQLPKTRDKQIYTDCCKKLKHGLTWSHKKSCSWSSNPSPESFSVIPLYDIKEVRQNFDTRLNLLLACQSKLPTVSQRTMVKQGLDEDIIEDIVQYFLCDRDHPVIEYTKAAFLLAVCGWNIRDTGSAVFECKFCQRTIGLWNYKSSNSIHNSEGEDSGDHPVAKKLKVTEKETFDPVAEHRYWCPWVIDLTAPGNATSNGSQGGHCISPMSSPSTPKNSSPNSSFSEGSPGASQQDLSTRPWFSMLKLVCPGKVMDSEPTMTHHFQQNTPTAGLRKLRKLIHGWSSALIATPDKPS; via the exons ATGGCTTCAACTGAAAAAGTTACACCGGAGCGTGTCAAGACACTTTTATCTTCGTTTTTAGCTGCAGTATCGACAGAGCACAATTGTGAAAG GGATCCAATACACAATGGAAATGGTCAAGAATCCATGGACAGTAGAAATGGACAAGATCAGACAAACCAAGAGGAATCTTCTTCCCGACAGAAAGGTCCACATCCTTGGAGCAGGGAAGCTTACTTCCAAAGAGTCTCTACATTCACA ACATTTAACTGGTTTGCAAAACCAGtagatttatctccccttgtttgTGCACGGTATGGCTGGCAGGTAATTGAAACAGACATGCTTGAATGTGTCGGTTGTAAAGCTAAACTTAGTGGACAGTTACCCAAAACAAGAGATAAACAAATAT ACACGGATTGCTGTAAGAAACTAAAGCATGGTCTCACTTGGTCCCATAAGAAGTCGTGTTCCTGGTCGTCTAATCCTAGTCCAG AGTCATTTTCTGTGATTCCACTTTATGACATTAAAGAAGTCAGACAGAACTTTGATACAAGACTAAATCTTCTATTGGCCTGTCAGTCCAAGCTTCCTACTGTATCACAAAGAACAATGGTAAAACAG GGACTAGATGAGGATATAATCGAGGATATTGTGCAGTATTTTCTCTGTGACCGTGACCACCCTGTAATAGAATATACCAAGGCAGCTTTTCTACTTGCTGTCTGTGGATGGAATATAAG AGATACAGGTAGTGCTGTTTTTGAGTGTAAATTCTGCCAGAGAACAATAGGCCTTTGGAATTACAAATCCTCCAATAGCATTCACAATTCAGAGGGGGAGGATTCTGGTGATCATCCTGTGGCAAAGAAATTAAAAGTT ACTGAGAAGGAAACTTTTGACCCTGTAGCAGAGCATAGGTATTGGTGTCCATGGGTGATAGACCTAACAGCCCCAGGAAATGCCACCTCCAATGGATCCCAAGGGGGTCATTGCATTTCCCCTATGTCTAGTCCCTCCACCCCTAAGAACAGTAGCCCCAACAGCAGTTTTAGTGAGGGATCCCCAGGGGCCAGTCAACAGGATCTCAGTACTAGACCTTGGTTCTCCATGCTGAAACTTGTCTGTCCTGGAAAGGTGATGGACTCCGAGCCAACCATGACTCATCACTTCCAACAG AATACCCCGACTGCTGGTCTACGTAAACTGAGAAAGTTGATACATGGATGGTCATCTGCCCTCATAGCCACACCAGACAAGCCGTCATGA